The DNA region GCATGAACTCCGCCGCCGACACGCTTGTGGCGACTGGCGCCCGCACCGCTGGGTGGGCGCGGCTGGGCGACTTCGCCAGCCTGACCAAGCCGCGGATCGTGGTGATGGAGCTCATCACCGTGGCCATCGCCATGCAGGTGGCGTCGGGTGGGGCGTGGACGCCGTCGGCGTTCTGGGCCGCCATCATCGGCGCCGGGCTGGTGGCCGGCAGCGCCAACGCGCTGAACATGTGGATCGAGCAGCCGTACGACGCCCAGATGCGCCGCACCCGCCGCCGGCCGCTCCCCGCGGGCCGGCTGGCCGCCAGCGAGGTGATGACCTTCTCGGCCGTGACGCTCGTGGCCGGCACGGTGCTGCTGGCGCTCTTTGTGAACACGGCCACCACGGTGATCGGCGTGGCGTGCTGGCTGACGTACGTCGCCCTCTACACGCCGATGAAACGCCGCACGGCCTGGAACACCACCGTCGGCGCGGTGAGCGGGGCGCTGCCCATCCTGATGGGGTGGACCGCCGGCGGCGGGGCGCTCGACCTCACCGCCTGGGCGCTGGTGGGTGTGCTGTTCTTCTGGCAGTACCCGCAC from Pirellulimonas nuda includes:
- the cyoE gene encoding heme o synthase, with protein sequence MNSAADTLVATGARTAGWARLGDFASLTKPRIVVMELITVAIAMQVASGGAWTPSAFWAAIIGAGLVAGSANALNMWIEQPYDAQMRRTRRRPLPAGRLAASEVMTFSAVTLVAGTVLLALFVNTATTVIGVACWLTYVALYTPMKRRTAWNTTVGAVSGALPILMGWTAGGGALDLTAWALVGVLFFWQYPHFMAIAWMYREDYIEVGYKMTTTVDPTGWHAGLQAVFGSIALWGVSILPAVSHEAVYVSIVSVLALVMLWPSIQFCRAPSDPAAKRLLRASLVYLPLWLVAFWMCW